From the genome of Mycoplasma anserisalpingitidis, one region includes:
- a CDS encoding ECF transporter S component: MKKTTIKDIAYLAIYFALILILSLVPFLGLIQVFSVSINLLTIIIVIATFHLGLRGSLFSALFVGIGSFISALVYGKALFIFADIAIIPRFLLGLVSYFIYLAFRKKVNVISIFINTFVTVLSNSILVTGMLFIHHSIVKIDFIQNFIVWISLIWINVLVEVIVLPILSILLFKFIKFLHNKRVEELKNSSNIYY, translated from the coding sequence ATGAAAAAAACAACAATTAAAGACATCGCTTATTTGGCTATTTACTTTGCTTTGATACTAATTCTTTCTCTTGTACCTTTCTTGGGTCTTATTCAAGTCTTTAGTGTAAGTATTAATTTACTTACCATTATTATAGTAATTGCGACTTTTCATCTTGGTTTAAGAGGATCTCTTTTTAGTGCTTTATTTGTTGGAATCGGTTCTTTTATAAGTGCTTTAGTATATGGAAAAGCATTATTCATCTTTGCTGATATTGCTATTATACCTAGGTTTTTATTGGGTTTAGTCAGTTATTTTATTTATTTAGCTTTTAGAAAAAAAGTTAATGTTATTTCCATTTTCATTAATACTTTTGTAACCGTTTTATCTAATAGCATATTAGTAACTGGAATGTTATTTATTCATCATTCAATAGTGAAAATTGATTTTATTCAGAATTTTATTGTTTGAATTAGCTTAATATGAATAAATGTTTTAGTTGAAGTAATAGTGTTACCTATTTTATCTATTTTATTATTCAAATTTATTAAATTTCTACACAACAAAAGAGTAGAAGAACTAAAAAATTCCTCAAACATTTATTATTAA
- a CDS encoding pseudouridine synthase: MRLDKYLSKVLDLSRSESKKLITKKVIKVNGLLVNKNIDIDEKNDSVYCDDNKLEYKEFVYLALNKPKDFVSSHSDEFNYQSVYNLIDKKYHKCEIIGRLDVDTTGLLIFTNQTSKIHELLSPKKHAWKTYLVTHLKQLSQTDIDKLKNGIKINEEFTTLEAKVKKLSDFQTLLSIREGKFHQIKKMFKAIENEVKQLERISFNKLNLYNLKIKTGEYKELNEREIELLLDYEKNNN; the protein is encoded by the coding sequence ATGCGTTTAGATAAGTATTTAAGTAAGGTTTTAGATTTAAGTAGAAGTGAATCAAAAAAATTAATAACAAAAAAGGTCATTAAAGTCAACGGTTTATTAGTTAATAAAAATATTGATATTGATGAAAAAAATGATTCAGTTTATTGTGATGATAATAAACTTGAATATAAGGAATTTGTGTATTTAGCATTAAACAAACCAAAAGATTTTGTAAGTTCACATTCTGATGAGTTCAATTATCAATCTGTTTATAATTTAATTGATAAAAAATATCACAAATGTGAAATTATAGGCAGACTTGATGTTGATACTACTGGATTGTTGATTTTTACTAACCAAACTAGTAAAATTCATGAATTATTATCACCTAAAAAACATGCTTGAAAAACTTATCTAGTAACTCACTTAAAACAATTAAGTCAAACAGATATTGATAAGTTAAAAAATGGAATAAAAATAAACGAAGAGTTTACAACTTTAGAAGCAAAAGTGAAAAAATTAAGTGATTTTCAAACTCTTTTAAGTATCAGAGAAGGAAAATTTCACCAAATTAAAAAAATGTTTAAAGCGATCGAAAATGAAGTAAAACAATTAGAAAGAATTAGTTTTAACAAACTAAATTTATACAACTTAAAAATTAAAACTGGTGAATATAAAGAATTAAACGAAAGGGAAATAGAACTATTATTAGATTATGAAAAAAACAACAATTAA
- a CDS encoding Nif3-like dinuclear metal center hexameric protein, which yields MKIKQLTEFLFNKYPLSLKEVWDPTGFSFKFNLSEKLTGVVLAIDITDQVVDYAIENNCNVILTHHPFLFEKTMEMEKIKAPYKMSLIKKIKQHRINTISFHTNYDNHIHGTSYQIARFMGIENYSYFQNSGYPCVLNYKTTPNQFIKLLKDKIKINSFRTNLTDAQLNENITKIILMSGSGFVGDINEWTKKGADLIVSSDFRWSDWINFQQINAPILEVPHLDEHVFVWDVSAQLKKKFDELNILTFNVEQPYRNID from the coding sequence ATGAAAATTAAACAACTAACTGAGTTTTTATTTAATAAATACCCCTTAAGTCTTAAGGAAGTTTGAGATCCAACTGGCTTCTCATTTAAATTTAATTTAAGTGAAAAACTAACCGGAGTAGTTTTAGCTATTGATATCACCGACCAAGTGGTCGATTATGCAATTGAAAATAATTGTAATGTCATCTTAACTCACCACCCATTTTTATTTGAAAAAACAATGGAAATGGAAAAAATTAAAGCTCCATATAAAATGAGTTTAATAAAAAAAATTAAACAACATAGAATTAACACTATTTCATTCCATACTAATTATGATAATCATATTCATGGAACAAGTTATCAAATAGCTAGATTTATGGGAATAGAAAATTATTCATATTTTCAAAACAGTGGTTATCCATGCGTATTAAATTACAAAACAACACCAAATCAATTTATTAAATTACTAAAAGATAAAATTAAAATTAATAGTTTTAGAACCAACTTAACTGATGCACAATTAAATGAAAATATTACTAAAATTATTTTAATGAGCGGAAGTGGTTTTGTTGGTGATATTAATGAATGAACCAAAAAAGGTGCAGATTTAATTGTTTCAAGTGATTTTCGTTGAAGTGACTGAATAAATTTTCAACAAATTAATGCGCCAATTCTTGAAGTACCACATTTAGATGAACATGTTTTTGTTTGAGATGTTTCAGCCCAACTAAAAAAGAAATTTGATGAGCTAAACATCCTTACCTTTAATGTTGAACAGCCTTATCGTAATATAGATTAA
- a CDS encoding RNA polymerase sigma factor: MEFKYKDLIDMLEAYMKSKKKKTLSQEDVFEFLDKKNLSIDDEDSIEELLEELYEANLIEDKVDDGDLNDISDSDFDEINNSISSSSKKSSKKKAKKTEITEFDDLDSDNSSEKNEDEMDFDSLGEEFDDDDYDDDFDGEYDELDDLLNLDDLNEDDLLNDSNESDEDEKEDEEEVELKDHENYDDEDLSLDNLDLDIYNDADFDVNQDDLIRGKSLNNKLTETNDIVKWYMRWIGKYGELLSADEEVELAKTMNLGGFRGKRARDKLIKRNLRLVINNAKKYKNRGLSFIDLISEGNAGILKAAQKYNVDKGFKFSTYATWWIRQAITRAVADQARTIRVPVHMVETINKITKIERELQQELGREPLDEEIAAKFGNAYTAEKVRYIRKINIDPISLDKQIGKENDSSFSDFVKDESIPNPVDYASQEQLSELLLDLIENNLDKNDKELICKRYGVGYDENGNRYRVHSFEELAKERGGVSKERIRQIENRILRRLKNSSKNGKQLIKDFLKN, from the coding sequence ATGGAATTTAAATATAAAGATTTAATTGACATGCTAGAAGCTTACATGAAATCCAAAAAGAAAAAAACACTTAGTCAAGAAGATGTTTTTGAATTTTTGGATAAAAAGAATTTAAGTATAGATGATGAAGATTCTATTGAAGAGTTGCTTGAAGAACTTTATGAAGCTAATTTGATTGAAGATAAAGTTGACGATGGTGATCTAAATGATATATCTGATTCAGATTTTGATGAAATTAATAATTCAATTTCTTCTTCAAGTAAAAAATCATCAAAAAAGAAAGCTAAAAAAACTGAAATAACTGAATTTGATGACTTGGATTCAGATAATTCTTCAGAAAAGAATGAAGATGAAATGGATTTTGATTCATTGGGTGAAGAATTCGATGATGACGATTATGATGATGATTTTGATGGTGAATATGATGAATTAGATGATTTATTAAACTTAGATGATCTTAATGAAGATGACTTATTAAATGATTCTAATGAATCTGACGAAGATGAAAAAGAAGATGAAGAAGAGGTAGAACTTAAGGATCATGAAAACTATGACGATGAAGATCTTAGTTTAGATAACCTTGATTTGGACATATATAATGACGCTGATTTTGATGTTAATCAGGACGACTTAATTAGAGGAAAATCACTTAATAATAAACTTACTGAAACTAACGATATTGTTAAGTGATACATGAGATGAATTGGTAAATATGGTGAACTTCTTAGTGCTGATGAAGAAGTTGAATTAGCTAAAACAATGAACCTTGGTGGTTTCAGAGGTAAAAGAGCTAGAGATAAACTTATCAAACGTAATTTACGTCTTGTTATCAATAATGCTAAGAAATACAAAAATAGAGGGTTGTCATTCATCGACTTAATTAGTGAAGGTAATGCTGGAATTCTAAAAGCGGCGCAAAAATACAATGTTGACAAAGGATTCAAGTTCTCAACTTATGCAACTTGATGAATTCGTCAAGCAATTACTCGTGCAGTAGCTGATCAAGCCAGAACAATTCGTGTTCCTGTTCACATGGTTGAAACAATTAATAAAATTACTAAAATTGAACGTGAATTACAACAAGAACTTGGACGTGAACCACTTGATGAAGAAATCGCTGCAAAATTCGGTAATGCTTATACAGCTGAAAAAGTTAGATATATCAGAAAAATCAATATCGATCCAATTTCTTTAGATAAACAAATTGGTAAAGAAAATGATTCATCTTTTAGTGATTTTGTTAAAGATGAAAGTATTCCAAATCCTGTTGACTATGCTTCACAAGAACAACTTAGTGAATTATTGCTTGATCTAATAGAAAATAATCTTGATAAAAATGATAAAGAATTAATTTGCAAACGTTATGGTGTTGGATATGATGAAAATGGTAATAGATATAGAGTTCATTCTTTCGAAGAATTAGCAAAAGAACGTGGTGGAGTATCTAAGGAGAGAATTCGTCAAATCGAAAATAGAATTCTCAGAAGACTTAAAAACTCATCAAAAAATGGAAAACAACTCATTAAAGATTTCCTTAAAAACTAA
- the dnaG gene encoding DNA primase, producing the protein MSDFNQIINNADIVSTISNFVNLQKKGKDYVGLCPFHGDSNPSMSVSPDKKIFKCFSCGVSGNALTFLMKIKSLSFTEAIKILASEQGIELNIKDHSLDYLNQISDEQKELLDILSNAESFFHVNLLANNNAKKYLESRNISLELARYLRIGYAPEDGIARLISQFNYADTKLNRAGLKNENLNEYFRNRLIFPIHDEHGNTIAFSGRLLYNDKNSPKYINSPETIIFNKSSVLYNFDRAKEEARIKKEIYLCEGFFDVIALLKVNYKNAVALMGTALTKQHLNLLRNLRINIFLDNDTAGVNATLHSVYFLLKNKFEVFVINNPFDLDPDEILVRNGSNALLGILNNKITGIEHVYNLLIKRFNLDEPKSITLLNIKNFVEEFKNYLVYCDDEIINYFRNKIHNKFNYEFEVKKNEQSDEFYELNNDEKLIDNSKIFNQTYKQNNNYNFNNKTQVKRFNKAKIKNHLSSDPLNILLISFLKNPSTEKYIWEKGMKIINEYARFLKDSISYELFIEYCKEYKRSNGEISEIQKEKILHLIYSKFYDFIISHINSEDISKNILNNLIIDIDKRVNEFQNLEEFRNFIKNTYDNINSDQFLVHKYISAEIPEFKKDILIKNMEVKKGKKKE; encoded by the coding sequence ATGAGTGATTTTAATCAAATAATTAATAATGCTGATATAGTATCTACTATTTCAAATTTTGTTAATTTACAGAAAAAGGGTAAGGATTATGTTGGTCTTTGTCCATTTCATGGTGATTCAAATCCTAGTATGAGTGTATCTCCAGATAAAAAAATTTTTAAGTGCTTTAGTTGTGGGGTTAGTGGTAATGCTTTAACTTTTTTGATGAAAATCAAGTCACTGAGTTTTACTGAAGCTATCAAAATATTAGCTAGTGAGCAAGGAATTGAATTAAATATAAAAGATCATTCCCTTGATTATTTAAACCAAATTAGTGATGAACAAAAAGAACTTTTAGATATTTTAAGTAATGCAGAAAGTTTTTTTCATGTTAATTTGCTTGCGAATAATAACGCTAAAAAGTATCTTGAATCTAGAAATATTTCACTTGAATTAGCTCGCTATTTAAGAATTGGTTATGCTCCTGAAGATGGGATTGCTAGACTGATTAGTCAATTTAATTATGCTGATACAAAATTAAATCGAGCTGGTTTAAAAAATGAAAATCTAAATGAATATTTCAGAAATAGACTTATTTTTCCGATTCACGACGAACATGGCAACACAATCGCTTTTAGTGGCAGATTGTTATACAACGATAAAAATTCTCCAAAATATATTAATTCACCTGAGACTATTATTTTTAATAAATCAAGTGTTTTATACAATTTTGATCGTGCTAAAGAAGAAGCTAGAATTAAAAAAGAAATCTATCTTTGTGAAGGATTTTTTGACGTTATAGCTCTACTTAAAGTGAATTATAAAAATGCTGTCGCATTAATGGGAACCGCACTAACTAAACAGCATTTAAATTTACTAAGGAATTTAAGAATTAATATTTTTCTAGATAATGACACAGCAGGAGTTAATGCTACACTCCATTCAGTATATTTCTTACTAAAAAATAAATTCGAAGTTTTTGTGATTAATAATCCCTTTGATTTAGATCCTGATGAAATTTTAGTAAGAAATGGTTCTAATGCTTTGCTTGGAATATTGAATAATAAAATTACAGGTATTGAGCATGTTTATAATTTATTAATCAAGCGTTTTAATTTAGATGAACCGAAAAGTATAACTTTACTTAACATTAAAAATTTTGTAGAAGAATTTAAAAATTATTTAGTTTATTGTGATGATGAAATTATTAATTATTTCAGAAATAAAATTCATAACAAGTTCAATTATGAATTTGAAGTTAAAAAAAATGAACAAAGTGATGAATTTTATGAATTAAATAATGATGAAAAATTGATTGACAATTCAAAAATTTTTAATCAAACTTACAAACAAAATAATAACTACAATTTTAATAATAAAACTCAAGTTAAAAGATTTAATAAAGCTAAAATCAAAAATCATCTTTCTTCTGATCCATTAAATATCTTATTAATTTCATTTTTAAAAAATCCAAGTACTGAAAAATACATATGGGAAAAAGGAATGAAAATAATTAATGAATATGCAAGATTTCTTAAAGATTCAATATCGTATGAATTATTCATTGAGTATTGCAAGGAGTATAAAAGAAGTAATGGTGAAATTTCTGAAATACAAAAAGAGAAGATTTTGCATTTGATTTATAGTAAATTTTATGATTTTATAATAAGTCATATTAATTCAGAGGATATTTCCAAAAATATTCTCAATAATTTAATAATTGACATAGATAAAAGGGTTAATGAATTTCAAAATCTAGAAGAGTTTAGAAATTTCATTAAAAACACTTACGATAATATTAACTCTGACCAATTTTTAGTTCATAAATATATCTCTGCTGAAATTCCAGAGTTTAAAAAAGATATATTAATAAAGAATATGGAAGTTAAAAAAGGTAAGAAAAAAGAATAA
- a CDS encoding glycine--tRNA ligase, which translates to MLNNKKNMQEIVNHLKNSGFVYQGSEIYGGLSNTWDYGPLGSLLKDNIENSWKKEFIFKEKQNYLIDSKILMNPQVWVVSGHVSNFNDPLIENKVNGKRYRADKLIEEFDPTINAEIMSFEQMKNFLVENIKKYEGSETNWSDIRTFNLMFETKQGVTEDSKSKVYLRPETAQGIFVNFKNVQRTTRSKLPMGVGQVGKSFRNEVTPGNFIFRTREFEQMELEVFCSPEQANETFNYYVNKCYEFAQKLGIRKESLRIRPHEKDELSHYSTATSDIEFTFPFGWGELLGIANRTNYDLSSHMNATGESLEYLDPVTNQKFVPYVIEPSIGLDRLMLAIIIDSYVEEKLENDSRIVLKLAKEIAPYKFAVLPLVKKLSDKATEIYEKLIDLNVSVTYDEAGSIGKRYRRQDSIGTYYCLTVDYDTLEDNCVTLRNRDTMEQIRINIEDLHKYI; encoded by the coding sequence ATGTTAAATAATAAGAAAAATATGCAAGAAATTGTAAATCATTTAAAAAATTCAGGTTTTGTTTACCAAGGAAGTGAAATTTATGGAGGACTTTCAAATACTTGAGATTATGGACCATTAGGTTCGCTTTTGAAAGATAATATTGAAAATTCTTGAAAGAAAGAATTCATCTTCAAAGAGAAACAAAATTACTTAATTGATTCAAAAATTTTAATGAACCCACAAGTTTGAGTAGTTAGTGGACATGTAAGTAATTTTAACGACCCATTAATTGAAAATAAAGTAAATGGTAAAAGATATCGTGCGGATAAATTAATTGAAGAATTTGATCCAACTATAAATGCTGAAATTATGAGTTTTGAACAAATGAAGAACTTTTTAGTAGAAAACATAAAAAAATACGAAGGAAGTGAAACAAATTGAAGTGATATTAGAACTTTTAATTTAATGTTTGAAACTAAGCAAGGTGTTACTGAGGATTCTAAATCTAAAGTTTATCTAAGACCAGAAACAGCTCAAGGTATTTTTGTTAATTTTAAAAATGTTCAAAGAACTACAAGAAGTAAATTACCTATGGGTGTTGGACAAGTTGGAAAAAGTTTTAGAAATGAAGTTACTCCAGGAAACTTTATTTTCAGAACTAGAGAATTTGAACAAATGGAATTAGAAGTGTTTTGTTCGCCCGAACAAGCAAATGAAACATTTAATTACTATGTAAACAAATGTTATGAATTTGCCCAAAAACTTGGAATTAGAAAAGAAAGTTTAAGAATCAGACCACATGAAAAAGATGAACTTTCACATTATTCAACGGCAACAAGTGACATTGAATTTACTTTCCCATTTGGATGAGGTGAGTTATTAGGAATTGCTAATAGAACTAATTATGACTTATCTAGTCATATGAACGCTACAGGTGAAAGTTTAGAATATCTTGATCCAGTAACAAATCAAAAATTTGTTCCTTATGTTATCGAACCAAGCATTGGATTAGACAGATTAATGCTTGCTATTATTATCGATTCATATGTTGAAGAAAAACTTGAAAACGACAGTAGAATAGTTTTAAAATTAGCTAAAGAAATTGCACCATATAAATTTGCTGTTTTACCACTTGTTAAGAAACTTTCAGATAAGGCTACAGAAATTTATGAAAAATTAATAGACTTAAATGTTTCTGTAACTTATGACGAAGCTGGTTCAATTGGTAAAAGATATCGTAGACAAGATTCTATTGGTACATATTACTGTTTAACTGTTGATTATGATACTTTAGAAGATAATTGTGTAACTTTAAGAAATAGAGACACAATGGAACAAATCAGAATAAATATTGAAGATTTACATAAATATATTTAA
- a CDS encoding MAGa7180 family putative nuclease produces the protein MNRKYYNGREYVLDEEEQVIILSPDFFQQLKNKSNKFKSYKKIGGSTVADVLEVTAFSSQFSAFCHIARLKMDVLQKKYIYAGTILEPKIFDVLRTTFKGLDIENYSAKDYNYDYFAGKDEVISGVPDGYIPSKNMILEIKTTGAKNYETWNKKNANGIYENVPANYRKQAQLYSYLMGANKYSIVAAFLEDDKGDYENPESVDLNQRRIANYTFVVNESETKDDINKVKEWYYFYTNSIVSPKYNLIKDKMQVDYLRCKNEQEWEELLNKWKQEGKADLDFIG, from the coding sequence TTGAATAGAAAATATTACAACGGAAGAGAATATGTTTTAGATGAAGAAGAACAGGTAATAATTTTATCGCCTGACTTTTTTCAACAACTAAAAAATAAAAGCAACAAATTTAAGTCATACAAGAAAATTGGTGGTAGTACAGTAGCTGATGTTTTGGAGGTTACCGCTTTTAGTTCACAGTTTAGCGCTTTTTGTCATATAGCGAGATTAAAAATGGATGTACTGCAAAAAAAATATATCTATGCCGGTACAATTCTAGAACCAAAAATATTTGATGTACTTAGAACGACATTTAAAGGTTTAGATATTGAAAATTACAGTGCTAAAGATTACAATTATGACTATTTTGCAGGTAAGGATGAAGTTATTAGTGGAGTTCCTGATGGTTATATTCCATCAAAAAATATGATTTTAGAAATCAAAACTACTGGAGCGAAAAACTATGAAACTTGAAATAAAAAAAACGCTAATGGAATTTATGAAAATGTTCCAGCAAACTACCGTAAGCAAGCTCAGCTTTATTCATATTTGATGGGCGCTAACAAATATAGTATTGTGGCTGCGTTTTTAGAAGATGATAAAGGCGATTATGAAAACCCAGAAAGTGTTGATTTAAACCAAAGAAGAATTGCAAATTATACTTTTGTGGTAAATGAGTCCGAAACAAAAGACGATATAAATAAAGTTAAAGAATGATACTATTTTTACACAAATAGTATTGTTTCACCTAAGTATAACTTAATTAAAGATAAAATGCAAGTTGACTATTTACGTTGTAAAAATGAACAAGAATGAGAAGAATTACTAAACAAGTGAAAACAAGAGGGTAAAGCTGATTTGGATTTTATAGGATAA
- a CDS encoding Fic family protein, with product MRTYNYANLAKSKWDSETINLLAQIHEHKGKQELFLVRKPALLDKLVEIAKIQSVEDSNKIEGIITTATRIKQLMNEKTTPKNRDEEEIIGYRDVLNTIHESYEYIPISSNYILQLHRDLFKYGERKIGGRYKNTQNSIVEKTKDGDIIERFKPLPPYETPVAIEQICDELNKALDKGEIDSLLLIPIFIHDFLCIHPFNDGNGRMSRLLTTLLLYRQGYVIGKYISLESKIEKNKESYYAALEKSGIGWHENKENPVPFVKYILRMILAAYIDFEERVDYLDEKLPTIELVRNAVDSKLGKFTKNDIMELVPSVGKSTIENMLKQLIEEGYITRHGKGKATFYAKK from the coding sequence ATGAGAACTTATAATTATGCAAATTTAGCAAAAAGTAAGTGGGATAGTGAAACAATAAACCTTCTAGCACAAATACATGAGCATAAGGGAAAACAAGAGTTATTTTTGGTACGCAAACCCGCTCTTTTAGATAAATTAGTAGAAATTGCTAAAATTCAAAGTGTAGAAGATTCAAATAAAATAGAGGGGATTATTACTACAGCAACTAGAATAAAGCAATTAATGAACGAAAAAACAACTCCTAAAAACCGAGATGAAGAAGAGATAATTGGTTATAGAGACGTATTGAATACGATCCACGAAAGTTATGAATATATTCCAATTAGCAGTAATTATATTTTGCAACTTCACAGAGATTTGTTCAAATATGGTGAAAGAAAGATTGGAGGACGTTATAAAAATACACAAAATTCCATTGTTGAAAAAACCAAAGACGGTGATATTATTGAAAGGTTTAAACCTTTACCCCCATATGAAACACCCGTTGCTATAGAGCAAATCTGTGATGAATTAAATAAAGCTTTGGATAAAGGAGAAATTGATTCACTACTTTTGATTCCAATCTTTATTCACGATTTTTTGTGCATTCATCCATTCAATGATGGAAATGGTAGAATGAGCAGATTGTTGACTACACTCTTACTATATAGACAAGGATATGTTATTGGAAAATATATTAGCTTAGAAAGCAAAATAGAAAAAAATAAAGAAAGTTATTATGCTGCATTAGAAAAAAGTGGTATAGGTTGACATGAAAATAAGGAAAATCCAGTTCCGTTTGTAAAATATATTCTTAGAATGATATTAGCAGCTTACATAGACTTTGAAGAAAGAGTTGATTATTTAGATGAAAAACTTCCTACAATTGAACTTGTAAGAAATGCAGTTGATAGTAAATTGGGAAAATTCACAAAAAACGATATTATGGAGTTAGTTCCTAGTGTTGGTAAAAGTACAATTGAAAATATGCTTAAACAATTGATAGAAGAAGGATATATAACAAGACACGGTAAAGGAAAAGCTACATTTTATGCTAAGAAATAA
- a CDS encoding NfeD family protein, which translates to MNEIMITTIVIWSTIILVSLIVELTTFGIYSSLITISAIPSLFISIFVKGSIVSTILEILLFIVIGTILIVLFYFFGKKFIKTKYQGPILELIGHQTDLLVDAHREPKTVEEYGRVYIGGKTFRTLPVENIDFIKQGTKVEVIKIEGNTLYIKPVKGE; encoded by the coding sequence ATGAATGAAATTATGATAACAACAATAGTTATCTGGTCTACGATAATTCTAGTTTCATTGATAGTGGAGTTAACAACTTTTGGAATTTATAGTAGCTTGATAACTATTTCAGCAATCCCTTCATTATTTATATCTATTTTTGTAAAAGGAAGTATAGTTAGCACAATTTTAGAAATTCTTTTATTTATTGTGATTGGAACTATTTTGATAGTTTTATTCTATTTCTTTGGTAAAAAGTTTATTAAAACAAAATATCAAGGGCCAATTCTTGAATTAATTGGACATCAAACTGACTTATTAGTCGATGCTCACAGAGAACCTAAAACGGTTGAAGAATACGGAAGAGTTTATATAGGTGGAAAAACTTTTAGAACTTTACCAGTTGAAAATATTGATTTTATTAAGCAAGGAACAAAGGTTGAAGTTATAAAAATTGAAGGAAATACTTTATATATTAAACCAGTTAAAGGAGAGTAA
- a CDS encoding SPFH domain-containing protein: MNPTYTALFVLVIVIIVLILLALSLSIKIVPQTSFYVIERFGVYKKVWNSGIHVKIPFIDRVALKGNYKEKVSDYEPQDVITKDNVLITVDTVVFYQITDAKLYTYGAENPNLALEKLSATTLRNLLGELDLDHTLTSREIVNNKLTSILDEASDAWGIKVNRVEVKNITPPKDVQKAMEKQMQAEREKRANILEAEGRKEASIKIAEGKSKALILEAEAHKEAKILKAQAEREAIELITSAKITPEYLKYQSIEGLKTLADGNATKIIIPPNLADIASTMSVAAEMFNDSKVEKVEK; encoded by the coding sequence ATGAATCCAACATATACAGCATTATTTGTTTTAGTGATAGTTATTATTGTTTTAATTCTATTAGCATTATCACTTTCTATTAAAATCGTTCCACAAACTTCATTCTATGTTATTGAAAGATTTGGAGTTTATAAAAAAGTTTGAAATAGTGGAATTCATGTAAAAATTCCTTTCATTGACAGAGTAGCTTTAAAAGGAAACTACAAAGAAAAAGTATCTGATTATGAACCTCAAGATGTTATTACAAAAGATAACGTTTTAATTACTGTTGATACAGTAGTTTTCTATCAAATTACAGATGCTAAATTGTATACATATGGAGCCGAAAACCCTAATTTAGCTCTTGAAAAATTATCTGCAACAACACTTAGAAACTTACTTGGTGAATTAGATTTAGATCACACTCTTACTTCAAGGGAAATTGTTAATAATAAATTAACTTCTATTCTTGATGAGGCTTCTGATGCGTGAGGAATCAAAGTAAATAGAGTTGAAGTTAAGAATATTACTCCACCAAAAGATGTTCAAAAAGCTATGGAAAAACAAATGCAAGCTGAACGTGAAAAAAGAGCAAACATTCTTGAAGCTGAAGGACGTAAAGAAGCAAGTATTAAAATTGCCGAAGGTAAAAGTAAAGCTTTAATTCTTGAGGCAGAAGCTCATAAGGAAGCTAAAATCCTCAAAGCCCAAGCTGAAAGAGAAGCGATAGAGCTTATTACTTCAGCAAAAATTACACCTGAATATCTTAAATACCAGTCAATCGAAGGATTAAAAACTCTTGCAGATGGAAATGCAACAAAAATCATTATTCCACCTAATCTTGCAGACATTGCTTCAACTATGAGTGTAGCAGCTGAAATGTTTAACGATTCTAAAGTTGAAAAAGTTGAAAAATAA